Below is a window of Bifidobacterium asteroides DNA.
TAGGTCAGCGAGATGAAAGACACATCCGAAACCACATATTCCGGATGATACGGCAGATCTCCCGGCTGGACTTCGCGTATGTTGACACCGCTCCTGTCAATCACCCTAGGATCAGCGGCAATCCGTTCCAGCAACTGTCCGTGGCCCACATCAAGGGCGATAACTCGCCTTGCCCCGTGCCTGAGCAGAACGTCAGTGAAACCGCCCGTGGAAGCCCCGATATCGAGACAGAGCCTGTCCTGCGGACCGGGCATCCCCTGCGCCGCAAAAGTCGTCAGGGCGCCCTCCAGTTTCAGCGCTCCCCGGGAGGCATAGTCATCGCCCGGATCCAGAAGAATCACATCGCCTGGCTGGACGCTCTGAGCAGGCTTTGATGCCAGATGATCGTTGACCGTAACCCGGCCCTGCCGAATCAACACCTGGGCTCTGGCACGTGAATCCGTCAGCCCCTGTGCAGACAGGATACGGTCAAGCCGGTCGCGGGTGTGAGCCACAGTCCTTCGACGACCGTCCGCAGCGCTGACGACCGTGTCCTCAACGTTCACTTGCCCTCCCGGTTCAGGTCGTGCTGGAGCCCGGCCAGCACCTTGCCGAGCAGCTCGACCTGTTGGGCATCGTCCAGATCGTCCAATTGAGCCAAATCAGGGAAACGCTCCAAAAGAGGTGCCATGGCCTGCTTATCCATGGGCTCTTCGGGTGCTGAGGCAGTCGTATCCTCATCATCCGCCTGAGAGGACCGTCCAGAACGCCCAGACTCTACAGGCTGCCCGGTCTGGCCAGACTGGGCAGGTGGCCCGTAGTGATTGGACTCCTGGGATGGTCCACTCGCTCCCGGCTGTCCGGAGTCGACCTCTTCCGACATGGCCGCTATGCCCCGACGACGAAGGCGGGCAGATCCAGCGCGTCCATGTCTCCGCCACGATCCTGGTACTCCCAGAGCGCACAGGCGCAGGCCCGCACAGCATCCAGATCGGACAGGGGGTCGCCGCCACCATCAAGAGCATGCAGAGTCACATGCCCGTCATCATCCACCTTTGCGGTTTGGCCGCCGCAGTGCCAGGTCTGGTCGGCCTCCTTACTGGGCTGGGGTTGTGGTGCAGTCAGGCCGCGCAGGTCTTCAGCCAGATAGGTAGGCCGCAACTTGGCCGGTGCAGTCAGAATGGCAGGTGTTCGGGCCACACCCGTCAGGACGAGCATTGAGTCGTACCCGCCCCGGTTGGCTGCCTCGATGTCGGTGTCCAGACGATCGCCCACAGGCAGGCACCGGCCGATGTCCAAGCTCTTCTCCTGGCTGTCGGTCAACAGCTGCCGTGCCTCGTCGTACATGGCCGATTCCGGCTTGCCGGCCGAGTCCTCCGGCTGCTTGCCAGTAGCCAGAATCACCGGTTGGAGCATAGCCCCATTCCCGGGCGCCATGCCACCTTCGCGGGGCAGGGTCTGATCCTTGTTGGTAGTGAAGTAGCGTGCACCGTTTTCGATGGCAAAGGCGGCCTGGGCCAGGTCCTGCCAGCTCAGCTCGGGATACCAGGCCTGAATGACGGCCTCTGGCTTATCTGCGGCCTTGTTTACCGGCACCATTCCGTTAAGGCGGATCTGATCACGTAGATGATCGGATCCAATGACGAGCACCCTGGCTCCCTCCTGCAGGTGTCGGCGTAGCATTCGTGCGGCGACTACGGCCGAGGTGATGACCTGGCCATCGTCCAGGGTCAGACCGAACCCGCGCAGCTGATCGGCCACTACATGGGGAAACCGGGATGCATTGTTGGTGGTGTAGGCCATGCGCATGCCGAGCGTCTGAGCGCGGTCGATGCCCTCGGCCGCATGCTCAACAGGGTCAGCACCCCGGTAGACCACCCCATCCAGGTCAAGCAGTGCCAGATGATAGGTCTTTGCCGGAGCGTCGCCAGTTCCTTTGAGGAATACGGTCACTATTCAGTCCTAGCTTCATCAGACGTATCGGACTCATTGACCTGCTCATCCTTGGCCTGTTCAGTTTCATGATCGATAGTGCCTGCCTCGGATCCTGCAGCCTGGACAGTCGCGTCACCGTTGTCAGCAGCAGATTTATC
It encodes the following:
- a CDS encoding HAD-IIA family hydrolase, with product MTVFLKGTGDAPAKTYHLALLDLDGVVYRGADPVEHAAEGIDRAQTLGMRMAYTTNNASRFPHVVADQLRGFGLTLDDGQVITSAVVAARMLRRHLQEGARVLVIGSDHLRDQIRLNGMVPVNKAADKPEAVIQAWYPELSWQDLAQAAFAIENGARYFTTNKDQTLPREGGMAPGNGAMLQPVILATGKQPEDSAGKPESAMYDEARQLLTDSQEKSLDIGRCLPVGDRLDTDIEAANRGGYDSMLVLTGVARTPAILTAPAKLRPTYLAEDLRGLTAPQPQPSKEADQTWHCGGQTAKVDDDGHVTLHALDGGGDPLSDLDAVRACACALWEYQDRGGDMDALDLPAFVVGA
- a CDS encoding TlyA family RNA methyltransferase, encoding MAHTRDRLDRILSAQGLTDSRARAQVLIRQGRVTVNDHLASKPAQSVQPGDVILLDPGDDYASRGALKLEGALTTFAAQGMPGPQDRLCLDIGASTGGFTDVLLRHGARRVIALDVGHGQLLERIAADPRVIDRSGVNIREVQPGDLPYHPEYVVSDVSFISLTYVIPVLPALLAPAANCLLLVKPQFEVGRSLLGHHGIVTDEDRRQEALERVLACAREHGFAVRATMPSPITGAHGNVEYLLWLSWSQSV